The sequence below is a genomic window from Geminocystis sp. M7585_C2015_104.
TCCTTTCTTCGGGATTTGGAGCGACTACAGCCACTGTTGGTGGTGGAAAACTTCAATGTCAGTGTCTCCCAGCTGCCTAAACTGAAAACCACTATGGCCCTAAAAGCTATTTTCCCAGACTTGCAACCCCCTGCCACGGAAAATCAGCAACAACAGGGGCAACAACAGCAACAACAACAGGGGCAACAGCCCC
It includes:
- a CDS encoding type II and III secretion system protein; protein product: MLDVSALARRSQVQLNSYVPAGEKAKITDNSLGDAAANNIAAQTFNLDTEGTFTQLQSFLRDLERLQPLLVVENFNVSVSQLPKLKTTMALKAIFPDLQPPATENQQQQGQQQQQQQGQQP